One stretch of Zingiber officinale cultivar Zhangliang chromosome 6B, Zo_v1.1, whole genome shotgun sequence DNA includes these proteins:
- the LOC121988743 gene encoding uncharacterized protein LOC121988743 isoform X1 — MPAVLVDVRSPAASSSPFDRVRPLSTNPTPGEFPTSFASRITPYPGPSGVSDRSDIGQNFDLGGRFTSPTPPVSSIPSQLATSSSEPSQAAGLSKPRLAKLKKHAGANRARARVTVNPDCRSGCNSFHSRPVSAELDTSKGNQVGEAHGLQEKLDGWNPFKSDTGLTTSEGSVSDDPQSAKVESAGFVMNDVGAFVFGGIAKKDPSFGRSTGKKFPKSDKKRYPSHKSVKHVRPANALVGGQNIVSELTSSKNLNGQTEVNTELDDERAKFNVENTYGHNHDSAQSYFTCTSVDTLPQVANYSTVKDELGSRNEEPGNPAIAFVFGDRSKKTASVEMLASDVHSPNTHSKFTFRACKQDNSLHKDDIHSSETDNCCRLKETAKPFDLSSSAQIHSPATGFSFTGGYEELKSSQTKFKGPVQVNFGLSKESLFTRPSEHRAFNVKKGRAKTGRNTRRDKFKQSLLLHKNFSQASAPAEKLSETIEQLSPAGWSPMDYSPYHEGLVVDQDFREISVTSNDESHHIISNCETIFEEEECIPVEPVERTREESIPAPLHLDAIDDSVTLGKVENNGSRHDPLRNLVAGSSVRCKQSKGLNRETYVFASKDAKAEADTNPCSPDSEPQDTVSEKLSTLSSSLKGSTCSDFTFVSLPFDQGSLPVSKHVHRMKSRKKGSKTLNNSTRNHNVSAPFLENALPVHAASSGQPLAGQDQRDIPSVTLGGDDVRQVTERNLEEGNNLKPKVAASVEEQEACDLWRQRGNRAYSNGDMSKAEEFYTRGLNSIHTNKVRRSGNRALMLCYSNRAAARMSLGRMKAALSDCMMAVAIDSSFIKAQLRAANCLLSLGEVEDAAKLFKRCLEQEDNNILDQKILNEASDGLRKTQKVAGYIIQSDGHILKRSSVEASRALQLICEALLICPYCDRLMARKAEALLMLRNYEELIQFCEQTIDMAENIQNNAVKLWRWRLMSKSYFYLGKLEEAFVFLKKHADAISILDKNDNDSTESLASLFDAISELLRLKAAGNEAFQAGKHQEAVEHYSSALACNSESHPFTAICFSNRAAAYQALGQITDAIADCSIAIALDPSYPKAISRRATLHEMIRDYAQAANDLRRLVSLLEKQVKDNNNRDEVSRRISCYADVNGARLRLRSVEEEAKKETTLNLYMILGLELSSSSADIKKSYRKAALRHHPDKAGQFITRTENFDDDSWKQMAIEVQKDADRLFKMIGEAYSVLSDPAKRLIYDDEEATRSMVRKGCSARQTSKPHESYNNPYDTKSSPYERREYGRTRHRWTDSPHYYK, encoded by the exons ATGCCTGCGGTGTTGGTCGATGTCCGGTCTCCTGCCGCTTCTTCCTCCCCTTTTGATCGCGTGCGTCCCCTTTCGACAAACCCTACTCCAGGCGAGTTCCCTACTTCCTTCGCTAGCCGCATCACTCCCTATCCGGGCCCGTCTGGCGTCTCGGATCGGAGTGACATAGGGCAAAATTTTGATTTAGGCGGAAGGTTTACTTCCCCAACACCTCCTGTTTCTTCTATCCCATCCCAGCTGGCTACGTCTTCCAGTGAGCCGTCGCAGGCTGCTGGGCTTTCCAAACCTAGGCTCGCGAAGTTGAAGAAGCATGCTGGTGCAAACAGGGCGAGGGCACGTGTGACAGTGAATCCTGATTGTCGTTCGGGGTGCAACTCATTCCACTCTCGGCCAGTGAGCGCGGAGTTGGATACATCGAAGGGGAATCAGGTCGGTGAAGCTCATGGGCTTCAAGAGAAGCTTGATGGATGGAATCCATTCAAGTCCGACACAGGGTTAACGACTTCGGAGGGTTCCGTTTCAGATGATCCTCAGTCGGCAAAGGTTGAGAGTGCTGGTTTTGTAATGAACGATGTGGGTGCTTTTGTATTTGGAGGCATTGCAAAAAAAGACCCTAGTTTTGGACGGAGCACTGGGAAAAAATTCCCCAAGTCCGACAAAAAAAGATATCCCTCTCATAAGAGTGTGAAACATGTAAGGCCTGCCAATGCGTTGGTTGGAGGTCAAAATATTGTTTCAGAACTTACCTCTTCAAAGAATCTGAATGGGCAGACTGAGGTGAATACAGAGCTAGACGATGAGAGAGCTAAGTTTAACGTGGAAAATACTTACGGCCATAATCATGATAGCGCTCAAAGTTACTTCACTTGTACTTCTGTGGATACACTGCCGCAGGTGGCAAATTATTCAACTGTAAAAGATGAGTTGGGAAGCAGAAATGAAGAGCCGGGCAATCCAGCAATTGCATTTGTGTTTGGTGACAGAAGTAAGAAAACTGCATCAGTTGAGATGTTAGCATCAGACGTTCACTCTCCAAATACTCATTCTAAGTTCACATTTCGAGCATGCAAGCAGGATAATAGTTTGCACAAGGATGATATTCATTCATCTGAAACAGATAACTGCTGTAGGCTCAAGGAAACAGCTAAACCTTTTGATCTGTCATCATCAGCCCAGATACATTCTCCTGCAACCGGATTTAGTTTTACTGGTGGATATGAAGAGCTAAAATCATCACAGACGAAATTTAAGGGTCCTGTACAAGTTAATTTTGGGTTGTCAAAGGAGAGTCTGTTTACTAGACCCTCAGAACATAGGGCATTCAATGTGAAGAAAGGAAGAGCTAAAACTGGAAGAAATACACGGAGAGACAAATTTAAACAATCCCTTCTACTTCACAAAAACTTTTCTCAGGCATCTGCTCCTGCAGAAAAACTTTCTGAAACTATCGAACAATTATCTCCTGCTGGTTGGTCACCAATGGACTATTCTCCTTACCATGAGGGTTTGGTGGTTGATCAAGATTTTAGGGAAATTTCTGTGACATCTAATGATGAGTCACATCATATTATTTCAAATTGTGAAACTATTTTTGAAGAAGAAGAATGTATTCCTGTAGAGCCTGTAGAGCGAACAAGAGAAGAATCAATTCCTGCACCACTTCATTTGGATGCAATTGATGATAGTGTAACACTTGGGAAAGTAGAAAATAATGGCTCTAGGCATGATCCTCTGAGGAATCTTGTTGCTGGATCTTCCGTCAGATGCAAGCAAAGTAAAGGACTTAATAGAGAAACTTATGTCTTTGCATCTAAAGATGCAAAAGCAGAAGCAGACACAAATCCATGTAGTCCAGACAGCGAGCCACAAGATACTGTGAGCGAAAAGTTATCTACACTTAGCTCCAGCTTAAAGGGTTCCACTTGCTCTGATTTTACTTTTGTCTCTTTACCTTTTGACCAAGGGTCATTACCAGTGTCAAAACATGTACATAGAATGAAAAGTAGGAAGAAAGGTTCAAAGACTCTAAACAATTCAACCAGAAATCACAATGTTTCAGCTCCCTTTTTAGAGAATGCACTTCCTGTTCATGCTGCCAGTTCTGGTCAGCCGCTTGCTGGACAAGATCAAAGAGACATTCCCTCTGTAACCCTAGGCGGAGATGATGTCAGACAAGTGACAGAGAGAAATTTGGAAGAGGGAAACAATCTGAAGCCCAAAGTTGCTGCTAGTGTTGAAGAGCAGGAAGCTTGTGACCTGTGGCGTCAGAG GGGCAATCGAGCCTATTCAAACGGGGATATGTCAAAAGCTGAGGAGTTTTATACTCGAGGGTTGAATTCCATCCATACCAACAAAGTTCGCAGGAGTGGAAACAGGGCTTTGATGCTTTGCTACAGCAATCGTGCAGCTGCACGAATGTCTCTTGGAAGAATGAAAGCCGCACTTTCTGACTGCATGATGGCGGTTGCAATTGATTCTAGCTTTATCAAGGCCCAACTTAGGGCTGCAAA TTGTCTTCTTTCATtgggagaagttgaagatgctgCTAAATTATTCAAGAGGTGCTTGGAACAAGAAGATAATAATATATTAGATCAGAAAATCTTGAATGAAGCTTCTGATGGTTTACGGAAGACTCAG AAGGTTGCTGGTTATATAATTCAATCAGATGGACATATATTGAAAAGATCATCTGTGGAAGCATCAAGGGCATTGCAATTGATATGCGAGGCCCTACTGATATGCCCGTATTGTGACAGACTGATGGCAAGAAAAGCAGAAgctcttctaatg CTGCGGAATTATGAAGAATTAATCCAATTCTGTGAACAGACAATTGACATGGCTGAAAACATTCAAAATAATGCTGTGAAGCTCTGGCGCTGGCGTCttatgtccaagtcttatttctatTTAGGGAAGCTTGAAGAGGCATTTGTGTTTCTAAAGAAGCATGCAGATGCAATATCTATATTGGACAA GAATGATAATGACTCTACTGAGTCTTTGGCCTCATTATTTGATGCCATAAGTGAGCTCTTACGTCTTAAG GCTGCTGGCAACGAAGCTTTTCAAGCAGGAAAACATCAGGAGGCAGTAGAACATTATTCTTCTGCTTTAGCATGCAATAGTGAATCACATCCTTTTACAGCAATTTGCTTCTCTAATCGTGCTGCAGCCTATCAAGCACTAGGCCAAATAACAGATGCCATTGCAGATTGTAGTATAGCAATAGCACTTGATCCTAGTTATCCAAAG GCAATATCTCGGAGAGCTACCTTGCACGAGATGATTAGAGATTATGCTCAAGCAGCTAATGATCTCAGAAGGCTTGTCTCTCTTTTGGAAAAGCAAGTTAAGGATAACAATAATCGAGATGAAGTCTCAAGAAGAATTAGTTGCTATGCTGATGTAAATGGTGCCCGTTTGCGGCTTCGCAGTGTGGAAGAGGAGGCCAAAAAGGAGACAACTCTCAATTTGTACATGATATT GGGGCTCGAACTATCTAGCTCTTCGGCTGACATAAAGAAATCTTATCGAAAAGCTGCTCTGAGGCACCACCCAGACAAGGCCGGGCAGTTTATAACAAGGACTGAGAATTTTGATGATGATTCATGGAAACAGATGGCTATTGAAGTACAAAAGGATGCTGACAGGTTGTTCAAGATGATAGGAGAGGCGTACTCTGTTCTTTCAGACCCCGCCAAG CGTTTAATTTATGATGATGAAGAGGCAACAAGGAGCATGGTGAGAAAAGGCTGCAGTGCGAGACAAACAAGTAAACCTCACGAGAGTTACAACAATCCTTATGATACGAAAAGCAGTCCGTATGAGCGGAGAGAATATGGCCGTACACGTCACAGGTGGACAGACTCACCTCACTACTACAAGTAA
- the LOC121988743 gene encoding uncharacterized protein LOC121988743 isoform X2, whose amino-acid sequence MPAVLVDVRSPAASSSPFDRVRPLSTNPTPGEFPTSFASRITPYPGPSGVSDRSDIGQNFDLGGRFTSPTPPVSSIPSQLATSSSEPSQAAGLSKPRLAKLKKHAGANRARARVTVNPDCRSGCNSFHSRPVSAELDTSKGNQVGEAHGLQEKLDGWNPFKSDTGLTTSEGSVSDDPQSAKVESAGFVMNDVGAFVFGGIAKKDPSFGRSTGKKFPKSDKKRYPSHKSVKHVRPANALVGGQNIVSELTSSKNLNGQTEVNTELDDERAKFNVENTYGHNHDSAQSYFTCTSVDTLPQVANYSTVKDELGSRNEEPGNPAIAFVFGDRSKKTASVEMLASDVHSPNTHSKFTFRACKQDNSLHKDDIHSSETDNCCRLKETAKPFDLSSSAQIHSPATGFSFTGGYEELKSSQTKFKGPVQVNFGLSKESLFTRPSEHRAFNVKKGRAKTGRNTRRDKFKQSLLLHKNFSQASAPAEKLSETIEQLSPAGWSPMDYSPYHEGLVVDQDFREISVTSNDESHHIISNCETIFEEEECIPVEPVERTREESIPAPLHLDAIDDSVTLGKVENNGSRHDPLRNLVAGSSVRCKQSKGLNRETYVFASKDAKAEADTNPCSPDSEPQDTVSEKLSTLSSSLKGSTCSDFTFVSLPFDQGSLPVSKHVHRMKSRKKGSKTLNNSTRNHNVSAPFLENALPVHAASSGQPLAGQDQRDIPSVTLGGDDVRQVTERNLEEGNNLKPKVAASVEEQEACDLWRQRGNRAYSNGDMSKAEEFYTRGLNSIHTNKVRRSGNRALMLCYSNRAAARMSLGRMKAALSDCMMAVAIDSSFIKAQLRAANCLLSLGEVEDAAKLFKRCLEQEDNNILDQKILNEASDGLRKTQVAGYIIQSDGHILKRSSVEASRALQLICEALLICPYCDRLMARKAEALLMLRNYEELIQFCEQTIDMAENIQNNAVKLWRWRLMSKSYFYLGKLEEAFVFLKKHADAISILDKNDNDSTESLASLFDAISELLRLKAAGNEAFQAGKHQEAVEHYSSALACNSESHPFTAICFSNRAAAYQALGQITDAIADCSIAIALDPSYPKAISRRATLHEMIRDYAQAANDLRRLVSLLEKQVKDNNNRDEVSRRISCYADVNGARLRLRSVEEEAKKETTLNLYMILGLELSSSSADIKKSYRKAALRHHPDKAGQFITRTENFDDDSWKQMAIEVQKDADRLFKMIGEAYSVLSDPAKRLIYDDEEATRSMVRKGCSARQTSKPHESYNNPYDTKSSPYERREYGRTRHRWTDSPHYYK is encoded by the exons ATGCCTGCGGTGTTGGTCGATGTCCGGTCTCCTGCCGCTTCTTCCTCCCCTTTTGATCGCGTGCGTCCCCTTTCGACAAACCCTACTCCAGGCGAGTTCCCTACTTCCTTCGCTAGCCGCATCACTCCCTATCCGGGCCCGTCTGGCGTCTCGGATCGGAGTGACATAGGGCAAAATTTTGATTTAGGCGGAAGGTTTACTTCCCCAACACCTCCTGTTTCTTCTATCCCATCCCAGCTGGCTACGTCTTCCAGTGAGCCGTCGCAGGCTGCTGGGCTTTCCAAACCTAGGCTCGCGAAGTTGAAGAAGCATGCTGGTGCAAACAGGGCGAGGGCACGTGTGACAGTGAATCCTGATTGTCGTTCGGGGTGCAACTCATTCCACTCTCGGCCAGTGAGCGCGGAGTTGGATACATCGAAGGGGAATCAGGTCGGTGAAGCTCATGGGCTTCAAGAGAAGCTTGATGGATGGAATCCATTCAAGTCCGACACAGGGTTAACGACTTCGGAGGGTTCCGTTTCAGATGATCCTCAGTCGGCAAAGGTTGAGAGTGCTGGTTTTGTAATGAACGATGTGGGTGCTTTTGTATTTGGAGGCATTGCAAAAAAAGACCCTAGTTTTGGACGGAGCACTGGGAAAAAATTCCCCAAGTCCGACAAAAAAAGATATCCCTCTCATAAGAGTGTGAAACATGTAAGGCCTGCCAATGCGTTGGTTGGAGGTCAAAATATTGTTTCAGAACTTACCTCTTCAAAGAATCTGAATGGGCAGACTGAGGTGAATACAGAGCTAGACGATGAGAGAGCTAAGTTTAACGTGGAAAATACTTACGGCCATAATCATGATAGCGCTCAAAGTTACTTCACTTGTACTTCTGTGGATACACTGCCGCAGGTGGCAAATTATTCAACTGTAAAAGATGAGTTGGGAAGCAGAAATGAAGAGCCGGGCAATCCAGCAATTGCATTTGTGTTTGGTGACAGAAGTAAGAAAACTGCATCAGTTGAGATGTTAGCATCAGACGTTCACTCTCCAAATACTCATTCTAAGTTCACATTTCGAGCATGCAAGCAGGATAATAGTTTGCACAAGGATGATATTCATTCATCTGAAACAGATAACTGCTGTAGGCTCAAGGAAACAGCTAAACCTTTTGATCTGTCATCATCAGCCCAGATACATTCTCCTGCAACCGGATTTAGTTTTACTGGTGGATATGAAGAGCTAAAATCATCACAGACGAAATTTAAGGGTCCTGTACAAGTTAATTTTGGGTTGTCAAAGGAGAGTCTGTTTACTAGACCCTCAGAACATAGGGCATTCAATGTGAAGAAAGGAAGAGCTAAAACTGGAAGAAATACACGGAGAGACAAATTTAAACAATCCCTTCTACTTCACAAAAACTTTTCTCAGGCATCTGCTCCTGCAGAAAAACTTTCTGAAACTATCGAACAATTATCTCCTGCTGGTTGGTCACCAATGGACTATTCTCCTTACCATGAGGGTTTGGTGGTTGATCAAGATTTTAGGGAAATTTCTGTGACATCTAATGATGAGTCACATCATATTATTTCAAATTGTGAAACTATTTTTGAAGAAGAAGAATGTATTCCTGTAGAGCCTGTAGAGCGAACAAGAGAAGAATCAATTCCTGCACCACTTCATTTGGATGCAATTGATGATAGTGTAACACTTGGGAAAGTAGAAAATAATGGCTCTAGGCATGATCCTCTGAGGAATCTTGTTGCTGGATCTTCCGTCAGATGCAAGCAAAGTAAAGGACTTAATAGAGAAACTTATGTCTTTGCATCTAAAGATGCAAAAGCAGAAGCAGACACAAATCCATGTAGTCCAGACAGCGAGCCACAAGATACTGTGAGCGAAAAGTTATCTACACTTAGCTCCAGCTTAAAGGGTTCCACTTGCTCTGATTTTACTTTTGTCTCTTTACCTTTTGACCAAGGGTCATTACCAGTGTCAAAACATGTACATAGAATGAAAAGTAGGAAGAAAGGTTCAAAGACTCTAAACAATTCAACCAGAAATCACAATGTTTCAGCTCCCTTTTTAGAGAATGCACTTCCTGTTCATGCTGCCAGTTCTGGTCAGCCGCTTGCTGGACAAGATCAAAGAGACATTCCCTCTGTAACCCTAGGCGGAGATGATGTCAGACAAGTGACAGAGAGAAATTTGGAAGAGGGAAACAATCTGAAGCCCAAAGTTGCTGCTAGTGTTGAAGAGCAGGAAGCTTGTGACCTGTGGCGTCAGAG GGGCAATCGAGCCTATTCAAACGGGGATATGTCAAAAGCTGAGGAGTTTTATACTCGAGGGTTGAATTCCATCCATACCAACAAAGTTCGCAGGAGTGGAAACAGGGCTTTGATGCTTTGCTACAGCAATCGTGCAGCTGCACGAATGTCTCTTGGAAGAATGAAAGCCGCACTTTCTGACTGCATGATGGCGGTTGCAATTGATTCTAGCTTTATCAAGGCCCAACTTAGGGCTGCAAA TTGTCTTCTTTCATtgggagaagttgaagatgctgCTAAATTATTCAAGAGGTGCTTGGAACAAGAAGATAATAATATATTAGATCAGAAAATCTTGAATGAAGCTTCTGATGGTTTACGGAAGACTCAG GTTGCTGGTTATATAATTCAATCAGATGGACATATATTGAAAAGATCATCTGTGGAAGCATCAAGGGCATTGCAATTGATATGCGAGGCCCTACTGATATGCCCGTATTGTGACAGACTGATGGCAAGAAAAGCAGAAgctcttctaatg CTGCGGAATTATGAAGAATTAATCCAATTCTGTGAACAGACAATTGACATGGCTGAAAACATTCAAAATAATGCTGTGAAGCTCTGGCGCTGGCGTCttatgtccaagtcttatttctatTTAGGGAAGCTTGAAGAGGCATTTGTGTTTCTAAAGAAGCATGCAGATGCAATATCTATATTGGACAA GAATGATAATGACTCTACTGAGTCTTTGGCCTCATTATTTGATGCCATAAGTGAGCTCTTACGTCTTAAG GCTGCTGGCAACGAAGCTTTTCAAGCAGGAAAACATCAGGAGGCAGTAGAACATTATTCTTCTGCTTTAGCATGCAATAGTGAATCACATCCTTTTACAGCAATTTGCTTCTCTAATCGTGCTGCAGCCTATCAAGCACTAGGCCAAATAACAGATGCCATTGCAGATTGTAGTATAGCAATAGCACTTGATCCTAGTTATCCAAAG GCAATATCTCGGAGAGCTACCTTGCACGAGATGATTAGAGATTATGCTCAAGCAGCTAATGATCTCAGAAGGCTTGTCTCTCTTTTGGAAAAGCAAGTTAAGGATAACAATAATCGAGATGAAGTCTCAAGAAGAATTAGTTGCTATGCTGATGTAAATGGTGCCCGTTTGCGGCTTCGCAGTGTGGAAGAGGAGGCCAAAAAGGAGACAACTCTCAATTTGTACATGATATT GGGGCTCGAACTATCTAGCTCTTCGGCTGACATAAAGAAATCTTATCGAAAAGCTGCTCTGAGGCACCACCCAGACAAGGCCGGGCAGTTTATAACAAGGACTGAGAATTTTGATGATGATTCATGGAAACAGATGGCTATTGAAGTACAAAAGGATGCTGACAGGTTGTTCAAGATGATAGGAGAGGCGTACTCTGTTCTTTCAGACCCCGCCAAG CGTTTAATTTATGATGATGAAGAGGCAACAAGGAGCATGGTGAGAAAAGGCTGCAGTGCGAGACAAACAAGTAAACCTCACGAGAGTTACAACAATCCTTATGATACGAAAAGCAGTCCGTATGAGCGGAGAGAATATGGCCGTACACGTCACAGGTGGACAGACTCACCTCACTACTACAAGTAA